The DNA segment CCGTATTTTGTAAAGGACTATCGAGTGATTGTGGTCGATTTATTGGGCTGTGGACATTCTGATTTAAGGACTGACATCTCCTTTGGGATTGCTAATCAGGCTCGGTTTTTGTGGATGTTATTGGACAAGCTGGGCATTGAAAAGTTGCATGTAGTTGCCCATGATGTGGGAGGCGGCGTGGCTCAAATAATGAGTGTGGTTAGACCTGGTGCATTGCTCTCTGTTAGCTTATTAAACGCAGTGGCGTACGATTTTTGGCCTGTGCAGCCTATTACGTCCATGCGTATTCCTATCCTTCGCCAGTTCGCAGTGGCCACCTTAGATGGAGGTACCTTGAGACTAATTATTAAAAGAGGATTGTTTCGTCAGGAGGCTTGCACCGAAGAACTCTTTCAATTGTTTAAAAGTTCTTTTCATACCAAGGAAGGACGTAATGCTTTTTTGCATTTTGCCGGATGTCTTGATAATTCAGATTTGTTAATGATTTCGGAAGCTTTGCATGGTTTGGATACCAATTTTTTGGTGGTGAGGGGCGATAATGATGTTTATTTGAGCCCTTCAATTGCAGAGAAACTTGCAAAAAAATTGAAGTGTGCTAAAAAAGTTAATATTCCAATGGCTGGTCATTTTATGCAAGAGGATGTGCCTGATGTTCTTGCATCAACGATTCTTGGTTTTATTCGGGAGGTTAGCATATGATGGGTAACAATGAGGATAAATTTACCTATGAAGAATTGTTGGAACGCGTTAAGCAGCTGGAGTTCGAAAATGAATCTATGGCAGAACGTGCCGGTGAGGTGCTGTTGCTGAGTGTGCTGGGGGATGCTCTTTCTGTTTTAGAAGACAAAAATAAATTGATTGAAGAACTTCTTGAAAAGGTGTCGATACTTAAAAATATCCCGCATTGCTATTGCTATGAATGGATAGAAGGAAAGTTTAAACTGATAGAATCTTACACCGTTATGCCAGATGTTCATCAATGTCCAACTGAAATTATACTTAGCGAAGAGGTGGTCAGGGGCATCAACGAGCATGGTGTTTATTGTGGATGTGCGCAGGAGGTTATTCATGCTGAAAATGAGTGGGCTGTATCAGAAACAACTGAGGTGTTGATTATCCGTTTTCATAATAATTGGGTGAATAGTGGGGTTTTCTTGTTTTTGGATGAAAAGAGTGGCTTTTCGTTGGAAACAAAATATCTAGTCATTAGACAAGCCGTTAATATGGTGTTGGAACAGATAGAAAAACTGGAGTATATCAAAGAGATAGAACAACTGAATAAGGACTTGGAAGATAGGGTGGTAGAACGTACCGAAGCATTGGTTGAGATGAATAGTAAGTTGCTCAATGAGATCGAGGAACGAAAGGTGATAGAAGAGGAATTGCGTTATGCTAAAGATAAGGCACAGGAGTCGGATCGCTTGAAGTCTATCTTTCTGGCCAATATGAGTCATGAAATACGGACACCGATGAATGCGATTGTGGGATTTAGCGAATTGATGGAAAGTGGGACCTGTGATGAAAAGGAATTGCGGGAGTTTACTCGTTTGATTTACGGTAATAGCCTTTCTTTGCTTAATCTGATCAATGACTTGTTAGATTTCTCCAAAATTGAGGCCAACCAATTGTCATTGCATCGTTCTACATGTAATGTCAACGAGATATTAGATGACGTTCGATCTTTGGGGGAAACATTGTTGAAACAATATAAAAAGGAGAATTTGAGTATTCGTATTCATAAGTCAGTTACGGATGAGGAGGCCCATGTGTTTACTGATAGTTTGAGATTGAAGCAGATATTGATTAACTTATTAAGCAATGCCATTAAATTTTCGTTTGAAGGACAGATAGTGATCGAGTATAAAATAGAGAAGGAAAATGTTTGTTTTGCAGTGAAGGACCAAGGAATTGGCATTGCAGATAAGATGCAGGCCCTTATATTTAAACGTTTTAGTCGGGTGTCGGATGATATCAATAAACCCATAGCCGGAAATGGCCTCGGTCTAACCATTACAAAAACATTGGTTGAAATGCTAGGTGGTGTCATTGGGGTTGAGTCTGAAATAGGGCGTGGCTCTATTTTTAAATTTAGTATTTTACGGTGAAGCTTTTATTAGGAAGGTCGGTTTTGTATGTATTATGGGGGGAGAACGGAAGTTGGTAAAAAAGATAAACCAGACTGCTCTTAATTGTAATCATTATAAATTAGTTACGTGGATGTTAAAAAGTAGTTGTTGTAACAATTGTTACAGCTATTTATCGTGTGAATGAGTAAATTTAGCTAACTATTGACACGGTAATACGAATGTTATGATAAAACACTTGGTGCCACCTCCACAATGGCGTTTCCCGGTTATGATTGTGTTAGCCATATTTATTGGTTTGGCACTTTTTATATTTAAGGTTTCCAATGCCTCTTCATATTTGTCAGATAATCCTGAGACCTGTGTGAATTGTCATATTATGGCACCTCAGTATGCTACCTGGAACCATAGTTCGCACAGGGAATGGACCAATTGTAACGATTGCCATGTTCCGCACAATAATGTGGTGAATAAATATTATTTCAAAGCTAAAGATGGTTTAAGACATGCTACAGTTTTTACCATGCGGGCCGAACCGGAGGTGATTTTTATTAAAAAGGAGGGGGCCGAGGTTGTTCATAAGAACTGCATTCGTTGTCATCATCAGCAAATTACCGACCCTAAGTTGGTAGCCACTGTTGATGGTCATTCGTCTCATACGCAAGACCGGAAGTGCTGGGAGTGTCATCGTGAAGTGCCGCACGGAAGAGTCAATAGTCTCTCCAGTACGCCTAACGCGCATGTGCCATTGCCTACCAGTCCGGTTCCTGATTGGTTAAAAAGATATACAGATAAGAATAAACCTTAAAAATGATCCTATGAAATTGTTTGACAAGCGTCCATGGTTAGCATGGCTGATGTTTTTTGCCACAATAATAGTGGTTTTCTTATTGGGGCTTTTGGCTTCTTCTATTGTTGAACGTAGGGCCGAGGCTACTTTTGTGAACGTTCCAAGAACCGATATTTCGGAATTTGAGCCCAGAAATGAGGTTTGGGGGGAGAATTACCCTCGTGAGTTTCAATCCTATTATCAAACAGCAGATACCAGCTTTGCCAGTAAGTATAACGGTGGAGCAGTGATTGATATGTTAGAACTTGATCCGCGCTTGGTTGTTTTATGGGCTGGTTATGGTTTTTCAAAGGATTACAAACAGGGTAGGGGACATTACTATGCTGTTACCGATGTTAGAAATACCTTAAGAACCGGGAGTCCTGCTGATGATAAATCGGGTCCTATGCCTTCTACATGCTGGACTTGTAAGGGGCCTGATGTACCTCGTCTGATGAATGAGCATGGAGTGGCTGAATTTTACAAGGGAAAATGGGCCCGGTTGGGTAGTGAGGTGGTCAATCCTATAGGCTGTGCTGATTGTCACGATCCAAAGACCATGAATCTTCGTATTACACGTCCGGCGTTGATAGAAGCATTTGAGCGACAAGGGAAGGATATCACCCAATCGTCACATCAGGAGATGCGTTCGTTGGTATGTGCGCAATGTCATGTGGAATATTATTTTAATAAGAAAACGGAGGAAGGTGCTAATTATCTTACTTTGCCCTGGGATAAAGGAATGAATGTGGAAGCCATGGAGGCGTATTACGATGAAATGGAATTCTCTGATTGGACGCATCAATTAAGCAAGGCTCCTATGTTAAAAGCACAGCATCCTGGATATGAGGTGTACTCAACAGGTATTCATGCCGATAGGGGCGTGTCTTGTGCCGATTGTCATATGCCTTATAAAAGTGAGGGAGGACAGAAATTTACGGATCATAAAATACAGTCACCTCTTAATAATGTAGCCAACTCCTGTCAAGTGTGTCACCGTCAGGAGACTGCTAATTTAATAGCCAATGTTTATGATCGTCAGGATAAGATCATTGAGAATAGAGATAAGCTGGAAGAATTGGTGGTTCGTGCCCATGTGGAAGCAAAAAAAGCATGGGATATTGGGGCTTCGCAGGCGCAAATGGAAGATATTTTAATGGGAATCAGGCATGCTCAGTGGCGTTGGGATTATGCAGCCGCAAGTCATGGAGCTTCTTTTCATTCGCCTGTGGAAATTGGACGAGTTATAGGAACGGGTATTGATATTGCACAGGAAACCAGGATTAAGCTCGCGCGATTACTGGCTGAGCTTGGACATAACCAAGAAGTGCCCTATCCGGATATTGAAACCAAAGCAAAGGCACAGCAGTTTGTTGGCTTGGATATGGAACGATTGAATCAGGAAAAGAAAGTCTTTAAGGAGGATGTAGTTCCTGAGTGGATTAAGGAAGCCCAGGCTCGAGAAGATTCGTAAATGAACTGTTTGTGATCAGCGTGAATGGTAAATGGTGATGAAGTGGGGTTTTGTCATTTTTAAAAAAGGCAGGATAGGCTATATTAGTGCATCTAACAAAAGAAAGCAGCCATGAATGTTCATTCATTTAAATCTATGATTTTGGCGGGAATACCAGAAGAACTGCCTAAAACAAAAGTCTACGATGAAACCATTAATCACGCTCCTGTTCGTAAGGATATCCTTACAAACGAGGAAAAGAAATTGGCGCTTAAGAATGCGCTAAGGTATTTTCCGGAAAGACACCATGGTGTTTTGGCACCAGAATTCCTAAAGGAGTTAAGGGATTATGGTCGAATTTATATGTATCGTTATCGTCCCGATTATGAGATAAAAGCCCGTTCTATTGATGATTTTCCTTGTAGAAGTAAACAGGCGGCGGCTATTATGCTGATGATATGTAATAACTTGGATCATGCTGTGGCGCAACATCCGCATGAATTGATTACTTATGGCGGTAATGGGGCGGTCTTTCAGAATTGGGCGCAATATTTGTTGACCATGCAATACTTAGCGACGATGACTGATGAGCAGACTTTGGTGATGTACTCGGGACATCCTATGGGGCTTTACCCTTCACATGCGCATGCCCCAAGGGTTGTTGTGACCAATGGGATGGTGATTCCAAATTATTCTAAACCCGATGATTGGGAACGTTTTAATGCATTGGGAGTTTCACAATATGGTCAAATGACTGCAGGCTCCTTTATGTATATTGGGCCTCAGGGTATTGTTCATGGAACAACCATTACTTTATTGAATGCGATTCGTAAATTGAAGGTAAATAATGATTCAGGTGGGCCTCGGTTATTTATTAGTGCTGGTCTGGGTGGAATGAGTGGTGCACAGCCTAAAGCGGCTAATATTGCGCAATGTATAAGTATTATTGCTGAAGTGAATCCCAAGGCTTTGCAGACTCGTTATGCCCAAGGTTGGGTAGATGAGGTGACAGAGAGCCTGATGGAATTGGAAAAAAGGGTTGCGCTTGCTAAAAAAATGAAAGAAGTGGTTTCTATTGCATATAAAGGTAATGTAGTGGAGGTGTGGGAGTACTTTGCTAAGAAACATATTTCGGTGGACTTGGGTTCGGATCAGACTTCGTTGCATAATCCATGGGCTGGTGGCTATTATCCGGTTGGATTGACTTATGAAGAGGCAAACAGGATGATGGTTGATGCGCCCGAATTGTTCAAGAACAAGGTGCAGGACTCGCTACGAAGGCATGTTGAGGCTATCAATACATTAACGGCATAAGGGATGTACTTTTTTGATTATGGAAATGCTTTTTTGCTGGAGTCAGGAAGGGCAGGAGCTAAAATTTTTAATGTTAGGGGTGAGTTTAAGTACCCTTCGTATGTGCAGGATATTATGGGACCCATGTGTTTTGATTATGGATTTGGCCCTTTTCGCTGGGTTTGTACCAGTAATCAACCGGATGATCTGGAAAAAACAGATCGGATAGCCTGCGCTGTATTGGAGCAGTTGTGTGAAAAAGCACCCGAAGAGATAAGGCAGCAGATGTCTGATAATATTCATTGGATCAAAGAGGCAGGTGATAATAACTTGGTGGTGGGGTCACAGGCTCGTATCTTGTATGCGGATGCTGAAGGAAGAATGCGCATAGCAGAAGCATTTAATGAGGCCATTAAAAATGGAGAAATCTCTGCACCTATTGTCCTGGGTCGCGATCATCATGATGTTTCGGGAACAGATAGTCCTTATCGCGAGACTTCAAATATTTATGATGGTTCCAGCTTTACTGCTGATATGGCGGTGCAGAATGTGATTGGGGATAGTTTTCGGGGAGCAACATGGGTATCTATACATAACGGAGGTGGTGTTGGATGGGGTGAGGTTATCAATGGAGGTTTTGGGATGGTTATTGATGGCAGTTCGGAGGCAGATCAGCGCTTGAAGTCAATGTTATTTTGGGATGTGAATAATGGAATTTCGCGCAGAAGCTGGGCTAGAAATAAGGGGGCTGTATTTGCCATTAAAAGAGCTATGGAGCTAAATCCTCAGCTTAGGGTTACACTCCCTGTTATTGCTGATGATGGTATGATTGATCAGCTGTTTGAGGAGTGATTTTGTTATTGGAAAAATTTAAGATGTTTTACTTGAATTCTTATTGAAGATTGAAAGTTA comes from the Saccharicrinis fermentans DSM 9555 = JCM 21142 genome and includes:
- a CDS encoding alpha/beta fold hydrolase — translated: MVNLVENSVLLDKHKLVYYETGQGIPILFVHGITTYSFIWRKVVPYFVKDYRVIVVDLLGCGHSDLRTDISFGIANQARFLWMLLDKLGIEKLHVVAHDVGGGVAQIMSVVRPGALLSVSLLNAVAYDFWPVQPITSMRIPILRQFAVATLDGGTLRLIIKRGLFRQEACTEELFQLFKSSFHTKEGRNAFLHFAGCLDNSDLLMISEALHGLDTNFLVVRGDNDVYLSPSIAEKLAKKLKCAKKVNIPMAGHFMQEDVPDVLASTILGFIREVSI
- a CDS encoding sensor histidine kinase yields the protein MMGNNEDKFTYEELLERVKQLEFENESMAERAGEVLLLSVLGDALSVLEDKNKLIEELLEKVSILKNIPHCYCYEWIEGKFKLIESYTVMPDVHQCPTEIILSEEVVRGINEHGVYCGCAQEVIHAENEWAVSETTEVLIIRFHNNWVNSGVFLFLDEKSGFSLETKYLVIRQAVNMVLEQIEKLEYIKEIEQLNKDLEDRVVERTEALVEMNSKLLNEIEERKVIEEELRYAKDKAQESDRLKSIFLANMSHEIRTPMNAIVGFSELMESGTCDEKELREFTRLIYGNSLSLLNLINDLLDFSKIEANQLSLHRSTCNVNEILDDVRSLGETLLKQYKKENLSIRIHKSVTDEEAHVFTDSLRLKQILINLLSNAIKFSFEGQIVIEYKIEKENVCFAVKDQGIGIADKMQALIFKRFSRVSDDINKPIAGNGLGLTITKTLVEMLGGVIGVESEIGRGSIFKFSILR
- the nrfH gene encoding cytochrome c nitrite reductase small subunit, which produces MIKHLVPPPQWRFPVMIVLAIFIGLALFIFKVSNASSYLSDNPETCVNCHIMAPQYATWNHSSHREWTNCNDCHVPHNNVVNKYYFKAKDGLRHATVFTMRAEPEVIFIKKEGAEVVHKNCIRCHHQQITDPKLVATVDGHSSHTQDRKCWECHREVPHGRVNSLSSTPNAHVPLPTSPVPDWLKRYTDKNKP
- the nrfA gene encoding ammonia-forming cytochrome c nitrite reductase, with translation MKLFDKRPWLAWLMFFATIIVVFLLGLLASSIVERRAEATFVNVPRTDISEFEPRNEVWGENYPREFQSYYQTADTSFASKYNGGAVIDMLELDPRLVVLWAGYGFSKDYKQGRGHYYAVTDVRNTLRTGSPADDKSGPMPSTCWTCKGPDVPRLMNEHGVAEFYKGKWARLGSEVVNPIGCADCHDPKTMNLRITRPALIEAFERQGKDITQSSHQEMRSLVCAQCHVEYYFNKKTEEGANYLTLPWDKGMNVEAMEAYYDEMEFSDWTHQLSKAPMLKAQHPGYEVYSTGIHADRGVSCADCHMPYKSEGGQKFTDHKIQSPLNNVANSCQVCHRQETANLIANVYDRQDKIIENRDKLEELVVRAHVEAKKAWDIGASQAQMEDILMGIRHAQWRWDYAAASHGASFHSPVEIGRVIGTGIDIAQETRIKLARLLAELGHNQEVPYPDIETKAKAQQFVGLDMERLNQEKKVFKEDVVPEWIKEAQAREDS